A single window of Microplitis demolitor isolate Queensland-Clemson2020A chromosome 7, iyMicDemo2.1a, whole genome shotgun sequence DNA harbors:
- the LOC103571127 gene encoding probable serine incorporator isoform X2 codes for MGLACSTAQLACLCGSTACSFCCSQCPSCRNSTSARIMYALLLMLGTITACITLAPGLQNAMKKVPFCANSSNYVPSSFTIDCESAVGYLAVYRICFILSLFFFLMSVMMIGVKSSKDHRAPIQNGFWAIKFLLVIGGIIGAFFIPEGSFGPVWMYFGMIGGFFFILIQLILIIDFAHSWAEAWVGNYEESESKCWYAALLGSTFINYCLAIGGVALLYIYFTLPSDCSLNKFFISFNLILCVIVSAVSILPSVQEHQPRSGLLQASVVSLYVVYLTWSGVSNSPYHECNPGLLGIIASNDIRKQNQAAFDKESVIGLIIWFSCVLYSSLRTASKSSKITMSDKVLVNENGAVRNAGDSSLIDNEVEGRNPDAEAGGNTKVWDNEEDSVAYSWSFFHLMFALATLYVMMTLTNWYKPNSTLATLNSNPASMWVKIISSWMCLGLYLWSLLAPAVLRDRDFS; via the exons ATGGGTCTAGCTTGTTCAACAGctcag CTCGCCTGTCTGTGCGGTAGCACAGCCTGTAGTTTTTGTTGTTCGCAATGTCCTTCATGCAGAAACAGTACAAGTGCACGGATAATGTACGCTCTGCTATTGATGTTGGGGACAATAACAGCTTGCATCACTCTAGCTCCAGGTCTGCAAAATGCTATGAAAAAG GTTCCATTTTGCGCTAATAGTTCAAATTACGTCCCCTCTTCTTTTACAATCGACTGCGAATCAGCTGTTGGATATTTAGCAGTATATCGTATATGTTTCATTCTCTCGCTTTTCTTCTTCCTCATGTCAGTGATGATGATAGGGGTCAAAAGTTCCAAGGATCATCGAGCTCCTATACAAAATGG ATTTTGGGCGATTAAATTCCTGCTCGTGATCGGTGGAATAATAGGAGCATTCTTCATTCCTGAAGGTTCATTCGGACCAGTATGGATGTACTTCGGAATGATAGGAGGATTTTTCTTCATACTTATACAGCTGATACTGATAATAGACTTCGCTCACTCCTGGGCTGAAGCCTGGGTCGGAAATTACGAAGAATCAGAATCCAAGTGCTGGTACGCTGCGCTCTTGGGTTCGACTTTCATCAACTACTGCCTCGCAATCGGCGGAGTTGCTTTGCTTTACATCTACTTCACTTTGCCATCAGATTGTtcactgaataaatttttcatttcattcaatttaataCTCTGCGTTATTGTCAGCGCGGTATCTATTTTACCAAGTGTCCAAGAACATCAGCCACGCAGTGGACTTTTACAAGCTTCCGTAGTGTCTCTGTACGTTGTCTACTTGACTTGGAGCGGTGTCTCAAACAGCCCAT ACCACGAGTGTAATCCCGGACTACTGGGAATAATTGCCAGCAACGACATCCGTAAACAAAACCAAGCAGCTTTCGACAAAGAGAGTGTCATTGGTCTGATCATCTGGTTCTCCTGCGTACTCTACAGTTCTCTCCGCACTGCATCTAAGTCTTCGAAGATAACAATGAGCGACAAAGTCCTCGTCAACGAAAATGGCGCTG TTCGCAATGCAGGAGATTCTTCTCTTATCGACAACGAAG TAGAGGGTCGTAATCCCGACGCCGAGGCTGGAGGCAACACCAAGGTCTGGGATAATGAAGAAGACTCGGTCGCCTACAGCTGGAGTTTCTTCCACTTGATGTTTGCTTTAGCAACTCTGTATGTTATGATGACACTCACTAATTGGTACAA GCCGAATTCAACTCTTGCAACATTGAACTCCAACCCTGCTTCCATGtgggtaaaaataatttcatcatgGATGTGTCTGGGCCTATACTTATGGTCATTACTCGCACCCGCAGTTCTTCGCGACCGcgatttttcataa
- the LOC103571127 gene encoding probable serine incorporator isoform X1, which produces MGLACSTAQLACLCGSTACSFCCSQCPSCRNSTSARIMYALLLMLGTITACITLAPGLQNAMKKVPFCANSSNYVPSSFTIDCESAVGYLAVYRICFILSLFFFLMSVMMIGVKSSKDHRAPIQNGFWAIKFLLVIGGIIGAFFIPEGSFGPVWMYFGMIGGFFFILIQLILIIDFAHSWAEAWVGNYEESESKCWYAALLGSTFINYCLAIGGVALLYIYFTLPSDCSLNKFFISFNLILCVIVSAVSILPSVQEHQPRSGLLQASVVSLYVVYLTWSGVSNSPYHECNPGLLGIIASNDIRKQNQAAFDKESVIGLIIWFSCVLYSSLRTASKSSKITMSDKVLVNENGAVRNAGDSSLIDNEDYVPVEGRNPDAEAGGNTKVWDNEEDSVAYSWSFFHLMFALATLYVMMTLTNWYKPNSTLATLNSNPASMWVKIISSWMCLGLYLWSLLAPAVLRDRDFS; this is translated from the exons ATGGGTCTAGCTTGTTCAACAGctcag CTCGCCTGTCTGTGCGGTAGCACAGCCTGTAGTTTTTGTTGTTCGCAATGTCCTTCATGCAGAAACAGTACAAGTGCACGGATAATGTACGCTCTGCTATTGATGTTGGGGACAATAACAGCTTGCATCACTCTAGCTCCAGGTCTGCAAAATGCTATGAAAAAG GTTCCATTTTGCGCTAATAGTTCAAATTACGTCCCCTCTTCTTTTACAATCGACTGCGAATCAGCTGTTGGATATTTAGCAGTATATCGTATATGTTTCATTCTCTCGCTTTTCTTCTTCCTCATGTCAGTGATGATGATAGGGGTCAAAAGTTCCAAGGATCATCGAGCTCCTATACAAAATGG ATTTTGGGCGATTAAATTCCTGCTCGTGATCGGTGGAATAATAGGAGCATTCTTCATTCCTGAAGGTTCATTCGGACCAGTATGGATGTACTTCGGAATGATAGGAGGATTTTTCTTCATACTTATACAGCTGATACTGATAATAGACTTCGCTCACTCCTGGGCTGAAGCCTGGGTCGGAAATTACGAAGAATCAGAATCCAAGTGCTGGTACGCTGCGCTCTTGGGTTCGACTTTCATCAACTACTGCCTCGCAATCGGCGGAGTTGCTTTGCTTTACATCTACTTCACTTTGCCATCAGATTGTtcactgaataaatttttcatttcattcaatttaataCTCTGCGTTATTGTCAGCGCGGTATCTATTTTACCAAGTGTCCAAGAACATCAGCCACGCAGTGGACTTTTACAAGCTTCCGTAGTGTCTCTGTACGTTGTCTACTTGACTTGGAGCGGTGTCTCAAACAGCCCAT ACCACGAGTGTAATCCCGGACTACTGGGAATAATTGCCAGCAACGACATCCGTAAACAAAACCAAGCAGCTTTCGACAAAGAGAGTGTCATTGGTCTGATCATCTGGTTCTCCTGCGTACTCTACAGTTCTCTCCGCACTGCATCTAAGTCTTCGAAGATAACAATGAGCGACAAAGTCCTCGTCAACGAAAATGGCGCTG TTCGCAATGCAGGAGATTCTTCTCTTATCGACAACGAAG ACTATGTTCCAGTAGAGGGTCGTAATCCCGACGCCGAGGCTGGAGGCAACACCAAGGTCTGGGATAATGAAGAAGACTCGGTCGCCTACAGCTGGAGTTTCTTCCACTTGATGTTTGCTTTAGCAACTCTGTATGTTATGATGACACTCACTAATTGGTACAA GCCGAATTCAACTCTTGCAACATTGAACTCCAACCCTGCTTCCATGtgggtaaaaataatttcatcatgGATGTGTCTGGGCCTATACTTATGGTCATTACTCGCACCCGCAGTTCTTCGCGACCGcgatttttcataa
- the LOC103571127 gene encoding probable serine incorporator isoform X3 — MGLACSTAQLACLCGSTACSFCCSQCPSCRNSTSARIMYALLLMLGTITACITLAPGLQNAMKKVPFCANSSNYVPSSFTIDCESAVGYLAVYRICFILSLFFFLMSVMMIGVKSSKDHRAPIQNGFWAIKFLLVIGGIIGAFFIPEGSFGPVWMYFGMIGGFFFILIQLILIIDFAHSWAEAWVGNYEESESKCWYAALLGSTFINYCLAIGGVALLYIYFTLPSDCSLNKFFISFNLILCVIVSAVSILPSVQEHQPRSGLLQASVVSLYVVYLTWSGVSNSPYHECNPGLLGIIASNDIRKQNQAAFDKESVIGLIIWFSCVLYSSLRTASKSSKITMSDKVLVNENGAVRNAGDSSLIDNEEGRNPDAEAGGNTKVWDNEEDSVAYSWSFFHLMFALATLYVMMTLTNWYKPNSTLATLNSNPASMWVKIISSWMCLGLYLWSLLAPAVLRDRDFS, encoded by the exons ATGGGTCTAGCTTGTTCAACAGctcag CTCGCCTGTCTGTGCGGTAGCACAGCCTGTAGTTTTTGTTGTTCGCAATGTCCTTCATGCAGAAACAGTACAAGTGCACGGATAATGTACGCTCTGCTATTGATGTTGGGGACAATAACAGCTTGCATCACTCTAGCTCCAGGTCTGCAAAATGCTATGAAAAAG GTTCCATTTTGCGCTAATAGTTCAAATTACGTCCCCTCTTCTTTTACAATCGACTGCGAATCAGCTGTTGGATATTTAGCAGTATATCGTATATGTTTCATTCTCTCGCTTTTCTTCTTCCTCATGTCAGTGATGATGATAGGGGTCAAAAGTTCCAAGGATCATCGAGCTCCTATACAAAATGG ATTTTGGGCGATTAAATTCCTGCTCGTGATCGGTGGAATAATAGGAGCATTCTTCATTCCTGAAGGTTCATTCGGACCAGTATGGATGTACTTCGGAATGATAGGAGGATTTTTCTTCATACTTATACAGCTGATACTGATAATAGACTTCGCTCACTCCTGGGCTGAAGCCTGGGTCGGAAATTACGAAGAATCAGAATCCAAGTGCTGGTACGCTGCGCTCTTGGGTTCGACTTTCATCAACTACTGCCTCGCAATCGGCGGAGTTGCTTTGCTTTACATCTACTTCACTTTGCCATCAGATTGTtcactgaataaatttttcatttcattcaatttaataCTCTGCGTTATTGTCAGCGCGGTATCTATTTTACCAAGTGTCCAAGAACATCAGCCACGCAGTGGACTTTTACAAGCTTCCGTAGTGTCTCTGTACGTTGTCTACTTGACTTGGAGCGGTGTCTCAAACAGCCCAT ACCACGAGTGTAATCCCGGACTACTGGGAATAATTGCCAGCAACGACATCCGTAAACAAAACCAAGCAGCTTTCGACAAAGAGAGTGTCATTGGTCTGATCATCTGGTTCTCCTGCGTACTCTACAGTTCTCTCCGCACTGCATCTAAGTCTTCGAAGATAACAATGAGCGACAAAGTCCTCGTCAACGAAAATGGCGCTG TTCGCAATGCAGGAGATTCTTCTCTTATCGACAACGAAG AGGGTCGTAATCCCGACGCCGAGGCTGGAGGCAACACCAAGGTCTGGGATAATGAAGAAGACTCGGTCGCCTACAGCTGGAGTTTCTTCCACTTGATGTTTGCTTTAGCAACTCTGTATGTTATGATGACACTCACTAATTGGTACAA GCCGAATTCAACTCTTGCAACATTGAACTCCAACCCTGCTTCCATGtgggtaaaaataatttcatcatgGATGTGTCTGGGCCTATACTTATGGTCATTACTCGCACCCGCAGTTCTTCGCGACCGcgatttttcataa
- the LOC103571127 gene encoding probable serine incorporator isoform X6: MGLACSTAQLACLCGSTACSFCCSQCPSCRNSTSARIMYALLLMLGTITACITLAPGLQNAMKKVPFCANSSNYVPSSFTIDCESAVGYLAVYRICFILSLFFFLMSVMMIGVKSSKDHRAPIQNGFWAIKFLLVIGGIIGAFFIPEGSFGPVWMYFGMIGGFFFILIQLILIIDFAHSWAEAWVGNYEESESKCWYAALLGSTFINYCLAIGGVALLYIYFTLPSDCSLNKFFISFNLILCVIVSAVSILPSVQEHQPRSGLLQASVVSLYVVYLTWSGVSNSPYHECNPGLLGIIASNDIRKQNQAAFDKESVIGLIIWFSCVLYSSLRTASKSSKITMSDKVLVNENGAEGRNPDAEAGGNTKVWDNEEDSVAYSWSFFHLMFALATLYVMMTLTNWYKPNSTLATLNSNPASMWVKIISSWMCLGLYLWSLLAPAVLRDRDFS, encoded by the exons ATGGGTCTAGCTTGTTCAACAGctcag CTCGCCTGTCTGTGCGGTAGCACAGCCTGTAGTTTTTGTTGTTCGCAATGTCCTTCATGCAGAAACAGTACAAGTGCACGGATAATGTACGCTCTGCTATTGATGTTGGGGACAATAACAGCTTGCATCACTCTAGCTCCAGGTCTGCAAAATGCTATGAAAAAG GTTCCATTTTGCGCTAATAGTTCAAATTACGTCCCCTCTTCTTTTACAATCGACTGCGAATCAGCTGTTGGATATTTAGCAGTATATCGTATATGTTTCATTCTCTCGCTTTTCTTCTTCCTCATGTCAGTGATGATGATAGGGGTCAAAAGTTCCAAGGATCATCGAGCTCCTATACAAAATGG ATTTTGGGCGATTAAATTCCTGCTCGTGATCGGTGGAATAATAGGAGCATTCTTCATTCCTGAAGGTTCATTCGGACCAGTATGGATGTACTTCGGAATGATAGGAGGATTTTTCTTCATACTTATACAGCTGATACTGATAATAGACTTCGCTCACTCCTGGGCTGAAGCCTGGGTCGGAAATTACGAAGAATCAGAATCCAAGTGCTGGTACGCTGCGCTCTTGGGTTCGACTTTCATCAACTACTGCCTCGCAATCGGCGGAGTTGCTTTGCTTTACATCTACTTCACTTTGCCATCAGATTGTtcactgaataaatttttcatttcattcaatttaataCTCTGCGTTATTGTCAGCGCGGTATCTATTTTACCAAGTGTCCAAGAACATCAGCCACGCAGTGGACTTTTACAAGCTTCCGTAGTGTCTCTGTACGTTGTCTACTTGACTTGGAGCGGTGTCTCAAACAGCCCAT ACCACGAGTGTAATCCCGGACTACTGGGAATAATTGCCAGCAACGACATCCGTAAACAAAACCAAGCAGCTTTCGACAAAGAGAGTGTCATTGGTCTGATCATCTGGTTCTCCTGCGTACTCTACAGTTCTCTCCGCACTGCATCTAAGTCTTCGAAGATAACAATGAGCGACAAAGTCCTCGTCAACGAAAATGGCGCTG AGGGTCGTAATCCCGACGCCGAGGCTGGAGGCAACACCAAGGTCTGGGATAATGAAGAAGACTCGGTCGCCTACAGCTGGAGTTTCTTCCACTTGATGTTTGCTTTAGCAACTCTGTATGTTATGATGACACTCACTAATTGGTACAA GCCGAATTCAACTCTTGCAACATTGAACTCCAACCCTGCTTCCATGtgggtaaaaataatttcatcatgGATGTGTCTGGGCCTATACTTATGGTCATTACTCGCACCCGCAGTTCTTCGCGACCGcgatttttcataa
- the LOC103571127 gene encoding probable serine incorporator isoform X4: MGLACSTAQLACLCGSTACSFCCSQCPSCRNSTSARIMYALLLMLGTITACITLAPGLQNAMKKVPFCANSSNYVPSSFTIDCESAVGYLAVYRICFILSLFFFLMSVMMIGVKSSKDHRAPIQNGFWAIKFLLVIGGIIGAFFIPEGSFGPVWMYFGMIGGFFFILIQLILIIDFAHSWAEAWVGNYEESESKCWYAALLGSTFINYCLAIGGVALLYIYFTLPSDCSLNKFFISFNLILCVIVSAVSILPSVQEHQPRSGLLQASVVSLYVVYLTWSGVSNSPYHECNPGLLGIIASNDIRKQNQAAFDKESVIGLIIWFSCVLYSSLRTASKSSKITMSDKVLVNENGADYVPVEGRNPDAEAGGNTKVWDNEEDSVAYSWSFFHLMFALATLYVMMTLTNWYKPNSTLATLNSNPASMWVKIISSWMCLGLYLWSLLAPAVLRDRDFS; this comes from the exons ATGGGTCTAGCTTGTTCAACAGctcag CTCGCCTGTCTGTGCGGTAGCACAGCCTGTAGTTTTTGTTGTTCGCAATGTCCTTCATGCAGAAACAGTACAAGTGCACGGATAATGTACGCTCTGCTATTGATGTTGGGGACAATAACAGCTTGCATCACTCTAGCTCCAGGTCTGCAAAATGCTATGAAAAAG GTTCCATTTTGCGCTAATAGTTCAAATTACGTCCCCTCTTCTTTTACAATCGACTGCGAATCAGCTGTTGGATATTTAGCAGTATATCGTATATGTTTCATTCTCTCGCTTTTCTTCTTCCTCATGTCAGTGATGATGATAGGGGTCAAAAGTTCCAAGGATCATCGAGCTCCTATACAAAATGG ATTTTGGGCGATTAAATTCCTGCTCGTGATCGGTGGAATAATAGGAGCATTCTTCATTCCTGAAGGTTCATTCGGACCAGTATGGATGTACTTCGGAATGATAGGAGGATTTTTCTTCATACTTATACAGCTGATACTGATAATAGACTTCGCTCACTCCTGGGCTGAAGCCTGGGTCGGAAATTACGAAGAATCAGAATCCAAGTGCTGGTACGCTGCGCTCTTGGGTTCGACTTTCATCAACTACTGCCTCGCAATCGGCGGAGTTGCTTTGCTTTACATCTACTTCACTTTGCCATCAGATTGTtcactgaataaatttttcatttcattcaatttaataCTCTGCGTTATTGTCAGCGCGGTATCTATTTTACCAAGTGTCCAAGAACATCAGCCACGCAGTGGACTTTTACAAGCTTCCGTAGTGTCTCTGTACGTTGTCTACTTGACTTGGAGCGGTGTCTCAAACAGCCCAT ACCACGAGTGTAATCCCGGACTACTGGGAATAATTGCCAGCAACGACATCCGTAAACAAAACCAAGCAGCTTTCGACAAAGAGAGTGTCATTGGTCTGATCATCTGGTTCTCCTGCGTACTCTACAGTTCTCTCCGCACTGCATCTAAGTCTTCGAAGATAACAATGAGCGACAAAGTCCTCGTCAACGAAAATGGCGCTG ACTATGTTCCAGTAGAGGGTCGTAATCCCGACGCCGAGGCTGGAGGCAACACCAAGGTCTGGGATAATGAAGAAGACTCGGTCGCCTACAGCTGGAGTTTCTTCCACTTGATGTTTGCTTTAGCAACTCTGTATGTTATGATGACACTCACTAATTGGTACAA GCCGAATTCAACTCTTGCAACATTGAACTCCAACCCTGCTTCCATGtgggtaaaaataatttcatcatgGATGTGTCTGGGCCTATACTTATGGTCATTACTCGCACCCGCAGTTCTTCGCGACCGcgatttttcataa
- the LOC103571127 gene encoding probable serine incorporator isoform X5 → MGLACSTAQLACLCGSTACSFCCSQCPSCRNSTSARIMYALLLMLGTITACITLAPGLQNAMKKVPFCANSSNYVPSSFTIDCESAVGYLAVYRICFILSLFFFLMSVMMIGVKSSKDHRAPIQNGFWAIKFLLVIGGIIGAFFIPEGSFGPVWMYFGMIGGFFFILIQLILIIDFAHSWAEAWVGNYEESESKCWYAALLGSTFINYCLAIGGVALLYIYFTLPSDCSLNKFFISFNLILCVIVSAVSILPSVQEHQPRSGLLQASVVSLYVVYLTWSGVSNSPYHECNPGLLGIIASNDIRKQNQAAFDKESVIGLIIWFSCVLYSSLRTASKSSKITMSDKVLVNENGAVEGRNPDAEAGGNTKVWDNEEDSVAYSWSFFHLMFALATLYVMMTLTNWYKPNSTLATLNSNPASMWVKIISSWMCLGLYLWSLLAPAVLRDRDFS, encoded by the exons ATGGGTCTAGCTTGTTCAACAGctcag CTCGCCTGTCTGTGCGGTAGCACAGCCTGTAGTTTTTGTTGTTCGCAATGTCCTTCATGCAGAAACAGTACAAGTGCACGGATAATGTACGCTCTGCTATTGATGTTGGGGACAATAACAGCTTGCATCACTCTAGCTCCAGGTCTGCAAAATGCTATGAAAAAG GTTCCATTTTGCGCTAATAGTTCAAATTACGTCCCCTCTTCTTTTACAATCGACTGCGAATCAGCTGTTGGATATTTAGCAGTATATCGTATATGTTTCATTCTCTCGCTTTTCTTCTTCCTCATGTCAGTGATGATGATAGGGGTCAAAAGTTCCAAGGATCATCGAGCTCCTATACAAAATGG ATTTTGGGCGATTAAATTCCTGCTCGTGATCGGTGGAATAATAGGAGCATTCTTCATTCCTGAAGGTTCATTCGGACCAGTATGGATGTACTTCGGAATGATAGGAGGATTTTTCTTCATACTTATACAGCTGATACTGATAATAGACTTCGCTCACTCCTGGGCTGAAGCCTGGGTCGGAAATTACGAAGAATCAGAATCCAAGTGCTGGTACGCTGCGCTCTTGGGTTCGACTTTCATCAACTACTGCCTCGCAATCGGCGGAGTTGCTTTGCTTTACATCTACTTCACTTTGCCATCAGATTGTtcactgaataaatttttcatttcattcaatttaataCTCTGCGTTATTGTCAGCGCGGTATCTATTTTACCAAGTGTCCAAGAACATCAGCCACGCAGTGGACTTTTACAAGCTTCCGTAGTGTCTCTGTACGTTGTCTACTTGACTTGGAGCGGTGTCTCAAACAGCCCAT ACCACGAGTGTAATCCCGGACTACTGGGAATAATTGCCAGCAACGACATCCGTAAACAAAACCAAGCAGCTTTCGACAAAGAGAGTGTCATTGGTCTGATCATCTGGTTCTCCTGCGTACTCTACAGTTCTCTCCGCACTGCATCTAAGTCTTCGAAGATAACAATGAGCGACAAAGTCCTCGTCAACGAAAATGGCGCTG TAGAGGGTCGTAATCCCGACGCCGAGGCTGGAGGCAACACCAAGGTCTGGGATAATGAAGAAGACTCGGTCGCCTACAGCTGGAGTTTCTTCCACTTGATGTTTGCTTTAGCAACTCTGTATGTTATGATGACACTCACTAATTGGTACAA GCCGAATTCAACTCTTGCAACATTGAACTCCAACCCTGCTTCCATGtgggtaaaaataatttcatcatgGATGTGTCTGGGCCTATACTTATGGTCATTACTCGCACCCGCAGTTCTTCGCGACCGcgatttttcataa
- the LOC103571129 gene encoding nose resistant to fluoxetine protein 6, with amino-acid sequence MVKLHIKLLIWINFIFICRAARKIVDITPTSGLDLDDNYIIKIFTHNRSNTRYFENLTIAFKDTEEIFHINSEADSHLSGNNGEIQEIKNLIEIVPEFDLSAENVSAQCRKDSELFKRELRKMSLWAVKMYDATAKIPSGLLSGNVNQLGDFDECLGVDSSADQSTGKINGQYCLVYLQIDVDKSRPYLKYLHRLTHSHYAFRSNLTDPGHRVPRFSTVNWAVCTPASCSPRDVEITFKDKFSKYTRGIGLDVTIRVDREMCQVQRTDSLPVGTIIVCLLFAGIVILSIVGGICDHYYVNVNEILLSFSLKRNFRKLISLKRSQDDIAAVHGVRAINALMLIVAHKSMAIFFYPYANRTTMAEYLGRPWTVLGRAASLYTDPFIMLSGLLTTYSFVQQLDRSGKIDVKREYLSRLLRLVPTLGALILFCTFIMPYIGSGPQWNLVVTHHAEICKITWWRNLLFIHNYFGFENMCLTHTHHVGIDTQLFALSPLMIFALYKWPKFGGLALAIVALLSTILRFYVTYYKRLSNYVFFGTSIRQLFDTANLSYILPSHRLTVYIIGIYLGYLLRRYPKGLKINKSIIRLGWMVTSLAALAAFLGPAGMGSINYVYDPIHAAAYNAFAPIGWCAFFAWIVVVSHTDNSTTSLTRFFGWRGFLVSTRLSYAVYLTQFPVFFYNVGVTRSSETYEFFRMHFNFNEFFWIILTAAILTLLFDTPFQNIKNYLLKPTPKNQTIQEINDKKVE; translated from the exons atggtgaaattacacattaaattattaatatggataaattttatttttatatgtcgAGCTGCAAGAAAAATAGTGGATATTACGCCGACATCTGGATTAGATCTTGACgacaattatattattaaaatatttacgcaCAACAGGTCGAATACAAGatactttgaaaatttgacaATTGCGTTCAAAGACactgaagaaatttttcacattaaCAGTGAAGCTGACTCTCATTTATCAG GAAATAATGGAGAAATTCAAGAGATTAAAAATCTTATTGAAATAGTTCCTGAGTTTGATTTAAGTGCAGAGAATGTAAGTGCGCAGTGTCGGAAGGACTCGGAGTTATTTAAACGCGAACTGAGGAAGATGAGTCTCTGGGCTGTAAAga TGTACGATGCCACCGCTAAAATACCATCGGGTTTGCTCAGCGGCAATGTAAATCAACTGGGTGATTTTGACGAGTGTCTCGGCGTAGATTCATCAGCGGATCAGTCAACTGGTAAAATAAATGGCCAATACTGTTTGGTTTACCTGCAAATTGATGTCGATAAGTCAAGACCTTATCTCAAGTACCTCCATCGTCTTACTCACTCTCACTATGCTTTTAGAAGTAATTTAACCGAC CCAGGGCACAGGGTACCGCGATTTAGTACCGTCAACTGGGCGGTGTGTACACCAGCTAGCTGTTCACCTCGTGATGTTGAAATAACTTTCAaggataaattttctaagtacACGAGAGGAATCGGTCTTGATGTAACCATCAGAGTCGACCGTGAAATGTGCCAAGTTCAAAGGACCGACTCACTTCCTGTTGGAACAATCATAGTTTG TCTTCTCTTCGCTGGCATTGTAATCCTGTCCATTGTTGGCGGTATTTGTGATCACTATTATGTTAATGTTAATGAGATACTACTGTCGTTTTCCCTGAAACGTAATTTCCGTAAGCTTATCTCATTGAAACGCAGTCAAGATGACATAGCAGCTGTTCATGGTGTGCGAGCAATTAATGCGCTGATGTTGATAGTAGCGCACAAGAGTATGgccatttttttctatccttACGCCAATAGGACGACTATGGCTGAG TATCTCGGACGTCCTTGGACGGTACTAGGTCGAGCAGCGAGTCTTTATACGGATCCCTTCATCATGTTGTCTGGGCTTTTGACGACCTATTCGTTTGTACAACAACTAGATAGGTCAGGAAAAATTGATGTCAAGAGAGAGTATTTGTCAAGATTACTcag ACTAGTACCAACTCTAGGTGCTCTGATACTTTTTTGCACCTTCATAATGCCCTACATTGGGTCAGGACCTCAGTGGAATTTAGTGGTAACCCATCATGCAGAAATATGCAAAATAACTTGGTGGAGAAATTTACTAttcattcataattatttcggatttgaaaatatg TGTTTGACGCACACCCATCATGTAGGAATTGATACTCAACTATTTGCATTATCTCCATTAATGATATTTGCTCTCTACAAGTGGCCCAAGTTTGGAGGACTTGCACTTGCTATTGTTGctttattatcaacaatattACGATTTTACGTTACTTATTATAAGCGTCTTAGTAATTATGTTTTCTTTGGTACAtc cATACGACAATTGTTTGATACTGCAAatctttcatatattttaccaTCTCATCGATTGACTGTTTATATAATTGGTATTTACCTCGGTTACTTGCTTAGAAGATACCCCAAAGGATTGAAAATAAACAAG TCAATCATTAGACTCGGCTGGATGGTGACCTCTTTAGCAGCTCTTGCTGCCTTCTTAGGACCTGCTGGTATGGGATCCATCAACTATGTTTACGATCCAATACATGCAGCAGCTTATAACGCATTTGCACCGATCGGTTGGTGTGCGTTTTTTGCGTGGATTGTTGTCGTTTCTCATACAGATAACTctacaa catCGCTTACAAGATTCTTCGGATGGAGAGGCTTTCTAGTCAGCACAAGATTGAGTTATGCCGTCTACTTAACACAGTTTCcggtatttttttacaatgtcgGAGTAACTCGTAGTTCAGAGACATATGAGTTCTTCCGAATGCACTTCAACTTCAACGAATTTTTCTGGATCATTCTTACCGCTGCTATTCTCACACTTTTATTCGATACGccctttcaaaatattaaaaactatttattaaaacctaCACCAAAAAACCAAACGATCCAAGAAATTAATGATAAGaaagttgaataa